The following proteins are encoded in a genomic region of Triticum dicoccoides isolate Atlit2015 ecotype Zavitan chromosome 1B, WEW_v2.0, whole genome shotgun sequence:
- the LOC119349413 gene encoding putative disease resistance protein At3g14460 isoform X1, protein MTAAVLAVLQMVASPILKKLLADTSTYLGVDMARELHDLETTIMPQFELMIEAADKGNKRTKLDRWIQDLKQAFFKAEDLLDDHEYSRLERKSKSRKDPLPPHSSTGSTILKPLHAVSNRLSNLSSNNRKLIRQLNELKAILAKGKELRDLLCLSAGNTAEDPVVQAAVVPLVTSIPPSKVIGRDKDRDNIIDLLTKPVGVEADSAIHSGLAIVGAGGMGKSTLAQYVYNDERIKKHFDARMWVCISRRLDVKRHTREIIESAVKGGCPHVENLDTLQCKLRDILQDSQKFLLVLDDVWFGKSDEVEWEQLLTPLVSQQTGSKVLITSRSNILPASLYCNKIVPLENMEDAKFLALFQNHAFSGGEIGEHSLRQKLEVIAEKLATRLGRSPLAAKTVGLQLSRKKDISSWKDALKKDNLSDPTKALLWSYDKLDPRLQRCFLYCSLYPKGYIYDMREVVHLWMAEGFIDSCNENRRVEDTGNDCFSELVSVSFFQPIDHRLRTYYVMHDLIHDLAESLSKEHCFRLEDDKVAEIPSTVRHLSVRVESMVQHKQSICKLHLRTIICIDPVKDDVSDVFNQILRNSKLRVLYLSFYNSRKLPESIDELKHLRYLNIIYTSISELPRSLCTLYHLQFLKFSDKVESLPDKLCNLSKLWYLEGHNVNLAHDPYRIGPPQIPNIGNLTLLQQLSNFSVQKQKGYELWQLRDMNDLGGLLNVTNLENVTAKDEALELNLHRKTHLKSLCLNWSYMDNINVEDSSHLEILEGLTPPPQLKGLTIKG, encoded by the coding sequence ATGACGGCGGCGGTGCTGGCTGTCTTACAAATGGTGGCATCACCGATCCTAAAGAAGCTCCTCGCTGATACTTCGACCTACCTTGGGGTCGACATGGCGCGTGAGCTCCATGACCTTGAAACCACCATCATGCCACAGTTCGAGCTGATGATTGAAGCAGCTGACAAGGGCAACAAAAGAACTAAGCTGGACAGATGGATCCAAGACCTCAAACAAGCCTTCTTCAAGGCAGAAGACTTGCTGGATGATCATGAGTACAGCCGCCTTGAGCGCAAATCAAAGAGCAGGAAGGATCCCTTGCCACCGCATTCCTCCACCGGCAGCACTATTCTGAAGCCTCTCCATGCTGTGTCCAATCGGTTGTCCAATCTGTCCTCCAACAATAGGAAGCTAATTCGCCAGCTGAATGAACTGAAGGCCATTCTGGCGAAAGGCAAGGAATTACGTGATCTTCTTTGCTTATCAGCTGGTAACACTGCAGAGGACCCTGTTGTACAAGCAGCCGTTGTTCCTCTGGTCACATCAATTCCACCTTCAAAAGTAATAGGTCGTGACAAGGATCGCGACAATATAATTGACCTTCTTACAAAGCCGGTTGGTGTTGAGGCTGATTCAGCTATACATTCGGGGTTGGCTATTGTTGGAGCAGGAGGCATGGGGAAATCCACCTTGGCACAATATGTTTACAATGATGAGAGGATAAAAAAACATTTTGATGCCAGGATGTGGGTGTGCATCTCACGCAGACTTGATGTCAAACGTCATACACGGGAGATTATTGAATCTGCGGTAAAAGGCGGATGCCCACATGTTGAGAATCTTGATACTCTCCAGTGCAAATTAAGGGACATATTGCAAGACTCACAGAAATTCCTGCTTGTCCTGGATGATGTCTGGTTTGGAAAATCTGACGAGGTGGAATGGGAGCAACTCCTGACTCCTTTAGTTTCTCAGCAGACTGGAAGCAAAGTTTTGATAACTTCTCGTTCGAATATACTTCCAGCTTCTCTTTACTGCAACAAGATTGTTCCATTGGAGAACATGGAAGATGCCAAGTTCTTGGCACTCTTCCAAAACCATGCCTTTTCTGGAGGAGAAATCGGAGAACATAGTTTGCGTCAGAAGCTAGAAGTGATTGCAGAGAAGCTTGCTACCAGATTGGGACGATCTCCTTTGGCAGCAAAAACTGTGGGTTTACAGCTCAGCAGGAAAAAGGATATCAGTTCATGGAAAGATGCTCTAAAGAAGGACAACTTAAGTGATCCCACGAAAGCTCTGTTGTGGAGTTATGATAAGTTAGATCCACGTCTGCAGAGGTGCTTTCTTTATTGCAGCTTATATCCAAAAGGCTATATATATGACATGAGGGAGGTGGTTCACCTGTGGATGGCAGAGGGATTTATTGATTCGTGCAACGAGAACAGAAGAGTGGAAGATACTGGAAATGATTGCTTCAGTGAGTTGGTCTCAGTTTCATTCTTTCAACCAATTGACCATAGATTACGTACATACTATGTTATGCATGATCTTATTCATGATTTGGCAGAGTCACTCTCTAAAGAGCACTGCTTCAGATTAGAAGATGACAAGGTGGCAGAAATACCATCTACTGTTCGACATTTATCTGTTCGTGTTGAGAGTATGGTACAGCATAAGCAAAGCATTTGCAAGCTACATTTGCGTACTATTATCTGCATTGACCCAGTTAAAGATGATGTAAGTGACGTTTTTAATCAGATATTGCGGAATTCCAAGTTGCGTGTACTATATCTGTCATTCTACAACAGTCGCAAGTTGCCAGAATCAATTGATGAGCTGAAGCATCTTAGGTATTTAAACATCATCTACACGTCAATTTCTGAATTGCCAAGATCATTATGTACTCTTTACCACTTACAGTTCCTTAAGTTCAGTGACAAAGTTGAAAGTTTGCCGGACAAACTATGCAATTTAAGTAAGCTGTGGTATCTTGAAGGGCACAATGTTAATCTAGCACATGATCCGTACAGGATTGGTCCGCCACAAATCCCAAACATAGGCAACCTAACTTTGCTCCAACAACTAAGTAATTTTTCTGTGCAAAAGCAGAAGGGATATGAGTTGTGGCAGCTGAGGGACATGAACGACCTTGGTGGCCTTTTAAATGTTACAAATCTTGAAAATGTCACTGCAAAGGATGAAGCTTTAGAGTTGAACCTACACCGTAAAACTCATCTTAAAAGCTTATGCCTTAACTGGAGTTATATGGATAACATAAATGTAGAGGACAGCTCACACTTAGAGATTCTGGAAGGTCTGACGCCACCGCCTCAACTTAAGGGCCTCACAATCAAAGGTTAA
- the LOC119349413 gene encoding putative disease resistance protein At3g14460 isoform X2 — MTAAVLAVLQMVASPILKKLLADTSTYLGVDMARELHDLETTIMPQFELMIEAADKGNKRTKLDRWIQDLKQAFFKAEDLLDDHEYSRLERKSKSRKDPLPPHSSTGSTILKPLHAVSNRLSNLSSNNRKLIRQLNELKAILAKGKELRDLLCLSAGNTAEDPVVQAAVVPLVTSIPPSKVIGRDKDRDNIIDLLTKPVGVEADSAIHSGLAIVGAGGMGKSTLAQYVYNDERIKKHFDARMWVCISRRLDVKRHTREIIESAVKGGCPHVENLDTLQCKLRDILQDSQKFLLVLDDVWFGKSDEVEWEQLLTPLVSQQTGSKVLITSRSNILPASLYCNKIVPLENMEDAKFLALFQNHAFSGGEIGEHSLRQKLEVIAEKLATRLGRSPLAAKTVGLQLSRKKDISSWKDALKKDNLSDPTKALLWSYDKLDPRLQRCFLYCSLYPKGYIYDMREVVHLWMAEGFIDSCNENRRVEDTGNDCFKSLSKEHCFRLEDDKVAEIPSTVRHLSVRVESMVQHKQSICKLHLRTIICIDPVKDDVSDVFNQILRNSKLRVLYLSFYNSRKLPESIDELKHLRYLNIIYTSISELPRSLCTLYHLQFLKFSDKVESLPDKLCNLSKLWYLEGHNVNLAHDPYRIGPPQIPNIGNLTLLQQLSNFSVQKQKGYELWQLRDMNDLGGLLNVTNLENVTAKDEALELNLHRKTHLKSLCLNWSYMDNINVEDSSHLEILEGLTPPPQLKGLTIKG, encoded by the exons ATGACGGCGGCGGTGCTGGCTGTCTTACAAATGGTGGCATCACCGATCCTAAAGAAGCTCCTCGCTGATACTTCGACCTACCTTGGGGTCGACATGGCGCGTGAGCTCCATGACCTTGAAACCACCATCATGCCACAGTTCGAGCTGATGATTGAAGCAGCTGACAAGGGCAACAAAAGAACTAAGCTGGACAGATGGATCCAAGACCTCAAACAAGCCTTCTTCAAGGCAGAAGACTTGCTGGATGATCATGAGTACAGCCGCCTTGAGCGCAAATCAAAGAGCAGGAAGGATCCCTTGCCACCGCATTCCTCCACCGGCAGCACTATTCTGAAGCCTCTCCATGCTGTGTCCAATCGGTTGTCCAATCTGTCCTCCAACAATAGGAAGCTAATTCGCCAGCTGAATGAACTGAAGGCCATTCTGGCGAAAGGCAAGGAATTACGTGATCTTCTTTGCTTATCAGCTGGTAACACTGCAGAGGACCCTGTTGTACAAGCAGCCGTTGTTCCTCTGGTCACATCAATTCCACCTTCAAAAGTAATAGGTCGTGACAAGGATCGCGACAATATAATTGACCTTCTTACAAAGCCGGTTGGTGTTGAGGCTGATTCAGCTATACATTCGGGGTTGGCTATTGTTGGAGCAGGAGGCATGGGGAAATCCACCTTGGCACAATATGTTTACAATGATGAGAGGATAAAAAAACATTTTGATGCCAGGATGTGGGTGTGCATCTCACGCAGACTTGATGTCAAACGTCATACACGGGAGATTATTGAATCTGCGGTAAAAGGCGGATGCCCACATGTTGAGAATCTTGATACTCTCCAGTGCAAATTAAGGGACATATTGCAAGACTCACAGAAATTCCTGCTTGTCCTGGATGATGTCTGGTTTGGAAAATCTGACGAGGTGGAATGGGAGCAACTCCTGACTCCTTTAGTTTCTCAGCAGACTGGAAGCAAAGTTTTGATAACTTCTCGTTCGAATATACTTCCAGCTTCTCTTTACTGCAACAAGATTGTTCCATTGGAGAACATGGAAGATGCCAAGTTCTTGGCACTCTTCCAAAACCATGCCTTTTCTGGAGGAGAAATCGGAGAACATAGTTTGCGTCAGAAGCTAGAAGTGATTGCAGAGAAGCTTGCTACCAGATTGGGACGATCTCCTTTGGCAGCAAAAACTGTGGGTTTACAGCTCAGCAGGAAAAAGGATATCAGTTCATGGAAAGATGCTCTAAAGAAGGACAACTTAAGTGATCCCACGAAAGCTCTGTTGTGGAGTTATGATAAGTTAGATCCACGTCTGCAGAGGTGCTTTCTTTATTGCAGCTTATATCCAAAAGGCTATATATATGACATGAGGGAGGTGGTTCACCTGTGGATGGCAGAGGGATTTATTGATTCGTGCAACGAGAACAGAAGAGTGGAAGATACTGGAAATGATTGCTTCA AGTCACTCTCTAAAGAGCACTGCTTCAGATTAGAAGATGACAAGGTGGCAGAAATACCATCTACTGTTCGACATTTATCTGTTCGTGTTGAGAGTATGGTACAGCATAAGCAAAGCATTTGCAAGCTACATTTGCGTACTATTATCTGCATTGACCCAGTTAAAGATGATGTAAGTGACGTTTTTAATCAGATATTGCGGAATTCCAAGTTGCGTGTACTATATCTGTCATTCTACAACAGTCGCAAGTTGCCAGAATCAATTGATGAGCTGAAGCATCTTAGGTATTTAAACATCATCTACACGTCAATTTCTGAATTGCCAAGATCATTATGTACTCTTTACCACTTACAGTTCCTTAAGTTCAGTGACAAAGTTGAAAGTTTGCCGGACAAACTATGCAATTTAAGTAAGCTGTGGTATCTTGAAGGGCACAATGTTAATCTAGCACATGATCCGTACAGGATTGGTCCGCCACAAATCCCAAACATAGGCAACCTAACTTTGCTCCAACAACTAAGTAATTTTTCTGTGCAAAAGCAGAAGGGATATGAGTTGTGGCAGCTGAGGGACATGAACGACCTTGGTGGCCTTTTAAATGTTACAAATCTTGAAAATGTCACTGCAAAGGATGAAGCTTTAGAGTTGAACCTACACCGTAAAACTCATCTTAAAAGCTTATGCCTTAACTGGAGTTATATGGATAACATAAATGTAGAGGACAGCTCACACTTAGAGATTCTGGAAGGTCTGACGCCACCGCCTCAACTTAAGGGCCTCACAATCAAAGGTTAA